One part of the Sorangiineae bacterium MSr11954 genome encodes these proteins:
- a CDS encoding DUF2325 domain-containing protein: protein MARNSADKYERSRGNKTATAAKGAVIVVGGSGGMSDRYREIVEERGLELRHFEKRVPNGTRGTIGRVAAVIIMVSMVSHALRDQAKSLVPNDAPVVYLRTASVSALRNAVASLEA, encoded by the coding sequence ATGGCACGCAACTCCGCTGATAAATACGAACGAAGCCGGGGGAACAAAACGGCCACGGCGGCGAAAGGCGCCGTGATCGTCGTCGGCGGGAGCGGTGGAATGTCCGATCGCTACCGTGAAATCGTCGAAGAGCGCGGGCTCGAGCTGCGCCACTTCGAGAAACGAGTTCCCAATGGAACGCGCGGGACCATTGGTCGCGTCGCCGCCGTGATCATCATGGTGAGCATGGTGTCGCACGCGCTTCGCGATCAGGCAAAGTCCCTCGTCCCCAACGACGCCCCCGTCGTCTACTTACGAACCGCCTCCGTCTCTGCCCTCCGGAACGCCGTCGCCTCCCTCGAGGCTTGA
- a CDS encoding DnaJ domain-containing protein, with product MGTRNHYFVLGVQSGESAQGIRAAFRDLAKRFHPDRVGPGATSLFQAINAAYGVLADPERRRAYDHRLQVDTESSARAKPHEARPEPHGSRAEPHEARPEPHGSRAEPHEARPEPHGSRAEPHTRPEAQARARATPVEPLIPDVSMRRDLGQATPSMDAMLDRIRRNFDGVNVPKGEGLDELNVGIAVSAEQAARGARIRLGVPVFGRCPSCAGHGRTLLSRCSWCGGQGLVESERVVAVDLPPMAPHDAAFVIPLSGLDIHNFYLRVHVHVEPRMEA from the coding sequence ATGGGAACGCGAAATCATTATTTCGTGCTGGGCGTCCAATCTGGCGAGAGCGCGCAGGGCATCCGCGCCGCCTTTCGCGATCTGGCAAAGCGGTTTCATCCCGATCGGGTAGGCCCCGGTGCGACGAGCCTCTTTCAAGCCATCAACGCGGCCTACGGCGTCTTGGCCGATCCCGAGCGGCGCCGGGCATACGATCATCGACTTCAGGTCGACACCGAATCGTCCGCTCGAGCCAAGCCGCACGAAGCTCGGCCCGAGCCGCACGGATCGCGAGCCGAGCCGCACGAAGCTCGGCCCGAGCCGCACGGATCGCGAGCCGAGCCGCACGAAGCTCGGCCCGAGCCGCACGGATCGCGAGCCGAGCCGCACACCCGACCCGAAGCGCAAGCTCGCGCCCGCGCCACCCCGGTCGAGCCGCTCATTCCGGATGTGTCGATGCGCCGCGATTTGGGGCAGGCGACGCCATCGATGGACGCGATGCTGGATCGCATTCGCCGGAACTTCGATGGGGTGAATGTCCCCAAGGGCGAAGGGCTGGACGAGCTGAACGTCGGCATCGCCGTGTCGGCGGAGCAGGCTGCGCGGGGCGCGCGCATTCGTCTCGGCGTCCCCGTCTTTGGTCGCTGTCCGAGCTGCGCGGGCCACGGGCGAACGCTGCTCTCGCGGTGCTCCTGGTGCGGCGGACAAGGGCTGGTGGAGTCCGAGAGGGTGGTCGCCGTCGACCTCCCGCCCATGGCGCCGCACGACGCGGCCTTCGTGATCCCGCTCTCCGGCCTCGATATTCACAACTTCTATTTGCGGGTCCACGTGCACGTCGAGCCCCGAATGGAAGCGTGA
- a CDS encoding DUF4336 domain-containing protein: MSQNGVNANGANGAIGNDSNGNDFRDVLQPCGDGIWTATRPMRFFLLETGTRMTVVRLSCGGLFVHSPVALDARMREAIDSLGPVRAIVAPSRFHHLFVPQWIAAYPDARSFACPGLSDKRPDVAWNHVLGDEPDALWRADLAQVFFGARPLENEVVFFHAPSRSMICVDAVFNLSTHPSWLTRAVAWVIGNRKPGATFLEPLLIRDRAGARAQIERMLAWDFDRILLAHGQPVTSDGRKVLQRAFEWL, encoded by the coding sequence GTGAGCCAAAACGGCGTGAACGCGAACGGCGCCAACGGCGCAATTGGGAACGACTCGAACGGGAACGACTTCCGCGACGTGCTCCAACCGTGCGGCGACGGTATCTGGACCGCGACGCGTCCCATGCGGTTCTTTTTGCTCGAGACGGGTACCCGCATGACGGTGGTGCGCCTCTCGTGCGGCGGACTTTTCGTCCACTCGCCGGTGGCCCTCGACGCACGGATGCGCGAGGCCATCGATTCGCTCGGCCCCGTGCGCGCCATCGTGGCGCCGAGCCGCTTTCATCACTTGTTCGTGCCGCAGTGGATCGCGGCCTACCCGGACGCGCGCTCCTTTGCGTGCCCCGGCCTTTCGGACAAGCGGCCCGACGTGGCTTGGAACCACGTGCTCGGCGACGAACCCGACGCACTCTGGCGCGCCGATCTCGCGCAGGTCTTCTTCGGCGCGCGCCCGCTGGAGAACGAGGTCGTCTTTTTTCACGCGCCGAGCCGCTCCATGATCTGCGTGGACGCGGTCTTCAACCTTTCGACGCACCCGTCGTGGCTCACGCGCGCGGTCGCCTGGGTGATTGGAAACCGAAAGCCCGGCGCCACGTTCCTCGAGCCGCTCTTGATCCGCGACCGCGCCGGCGCGCGCGCTCAAATCGAGCGGATGCTCGCCTGGGACTTCGATCGCATTCTCCTCGCGCACGGCCAGCCGGTCACCTCGGACGGCCGCAAGGTGCTCCAGCGCGCCTTCGAGTGGCTCTGA
- a CDS encoding quinone oxidoreductase has product MKRETTKAIRVHQHGGPDVLAYEDVAIGRPGPGEVRVRHRAIGLNFVDVYFRTGEYVPPSLPFTPGNEGAGEVVAVGEGVAGFAPGDRVAYVETLGAYAEERIVPAHNLVHLPEAIDFETGAAMMLKGLTAQYLLRRTFRVEAGQTILVHAAAGGVGVLVTQWAKHLGATVIGTVGSPEKAELARANGCDHVIEYRREDFAARVREITEGEGCHVVYDGIGKATFPGSLDCLRPFGYFVSYGSASGPIEPFDITLLAKKGSLFATWPILFAHLAKREDVLSMSKDLFDVVAKGAVKIPVHARFPLAEVAEAHRRLQGRETTGATILLP; this is encoded by the coding sequence ATGAAACGAGAGACAACCAAAGCGATCCGCGTTCACCAGCATGGCGGGCCCGATGTGCTCGCCTACGAGGACGTCGCCATAGGCCGGCCGGGGCCCGGGGAGGTCCGCGTGCGCCATCGTGCGATCGGCCTCAACTTCGTCGATGTCTACTTTCGCACCGGCGAATACGTGCCCCCTAGCCTGCCGTTCACCCCCGGCAACGAGGGCGCCGGGGAGGTGGTCGCGGTGGGCGAAGGCGTCGCGGGCTTCGCGCCGGGCGATCGCGTGGCCTATGTGGAGACGCTCGGCGCATACGCGGAGGAGCGCATCGTGCCGGCGCACAACCTGGTGCACTTGCCCGAGGCCATCGACTTCGAGACCGGCGCCGCCATGATGCTGAAAGGCCTGACAGCGCAGTACCTTTTGCGCCGCACCTTTCGCGTGGAGGCGGGGCAGACCATTCTCGTGCATGCCGCGGCGGGCGGCGTCGGCGTCCTCGTCACGCAGTGGGCGAAGCACCTTGGCGCGACGGTCATCGGGACGGTGGGCTCGCCCGAGAAGGCGGAGCTCGCGCGCGCAAACGGGTGCGACCACGTCATCGAGTACCGCCGCGAGGACTTTGCCGCGCGCGTGAGGGAGATCACCGAGGGCGAGGGCTGCCACGTCGTCTACGATGGCATCGGCAAGGCGACCTTCCCGGGCTCGCTCGATTGCTTGCGGCCCTTTGGCTACTTCGTCAGCTATGGCTCGGCATCGGGGCCGATCGAGCCGTTCGACATCACGCTCCTGGCCAAGAAGGGCTCGCTCTTCGCGACCTGGCCGATTCTGTTCGCGCACCTGGCGAAGCGCGAGGACGTCCTCTCCATGAGCAAGGATCTCTTCGACGTCGTCGCGAAGGGCGCCGTCAAGATCCCCGTCCACGCGCGCTTCCCGCTCGCCGAGGTGGCCGAGGCGCACCGCCGGCTCCAAGGGCGCGAAACGACGGGCGCGACGATCTTGCTGCCGTAG
- a CDS encoding squalene/phytoene synthase family protein → MKLLDEAQKVVCAYSRTWYEPITSMPRGLSEATTAAYLCMRGIDEIEDHPFLDGKTKAHLLRQVAATFQGRFSVADFGLQFHTYARHLPDVTLRLGEWTRLAPSDIAPRVLETFATLAERMAWWAEADFYVQSEQDLNRYTYTVAGTLALLLCDLWAWHDGTRSNRTLGVGYGRALQSINILIDRHEGTGRGENVWPEGWQTGEMLAYARRELHLADAYLAGLPAGPARTFCQTPLARAHRSLARAGDMTENKRFGEGTQGYNMGN, encoded by the coding sequence ATGAAGCTCTTGGATGAAGCGCAAAAGGTCGTCTGCGCCTACAGCAGGACTTGGTACGAGCCAATAACGAGCATGCCGCGGGGGCTGAGCGAGGCGACGACGGCCGCCTACCTGTGCATGCGCGGCATCGATGAGATCGAAGATCATCCATTTCTGGACGGCAAAACCAAAGCGCACCTGCTCCGCCAGGTGGCGGCCACGTTTCAGGGCCGGTTTTCGGTCGCCGACTTCGGACTTCAGTTCCACACGTACGCACGGCACTTGCCGGACGTGACCCTACGGCTGGGCGAATGGACACGGCTGGCGCCGTCGGACATCGCGCCTCGGGTGCTGGAGACGTTCGCGACCCTGGCCGAGCGCATGGCCTGGTGGGCCGAGGCCGACTTTTACGTGCAGAGCGAGCAAGATCTCAATCGGTATACCTATACCGTCGCGGGCACGCTCGCGCTGCTGCTCTGTGATTTGTGGGCGTGGCACGATGGAACGCGCAGCAATCGGACCCTCGGCGTGGGCTATGGCCGGGCGTTGCAGAGCATCAACATCCTGATCGATCGCCATGAAGGCACCGGCCGTGGCGAGAACGTTTGGCCGGAGGGTTGGCAAACCGGCGAGATGCTGGCCTATGCCCGTCGCGAGCTGCACTTGGCCGATGCCTACCTGGCCGGCCTGCCTGCTGGCCCAGCCCGCACGTTCTGTCAGACACCGCTCGCCCGCGCGCATCGCTCGCTGGCGCGGGCCGGGGATATGACCGAAAACAAGCGTTTTGGGGAGGGAACCCAGGGCTACAACATGGGGAACTGA
- the smpB gene encoding SsrA-binding protein SmpB, with protein MSRRSRKDAQTYIAQNRAATFHYEISERYEAGIVLRGSEVKSLREGRAHLTEAYAAVEDGELWLRQMHIASYFAARAFPHAEKGARKLLLRAKEIRHLERAVSREGYTLVPLNLYFKDGWVKLTLGLGRGKKAHDKRAALAERTENREALEAVRKSSAPRARVTSTYRP; from the coding sequence GTGAGTCGACGGAGCCGCAAAGATGCGCAGACGTACATCGCGCAAAACCGCGCCGCGACCTTTCACTACGAGATCTCGGAGCGCTACGAGGCGGGGATCGTCCTGCGCGGCAGCGAGGTGAAGTCGCTCCGCGAGGGGCGCGCGCACCTCACGGAGGCCTATGCCGCGGTCGAGGACGGCGAGCTATGGCTACGGCAAATGCACATTGCATCGTATTTTGCCGCCCGCGCGTTTCCTCACGCGGAGAAGGGGGCGCGCAAGCTGCTGCTGCGCGCCAAGGAGATCCGCCATTTGGAGCGCGCCGTCTCGCGCGAGGGCTACACCCTCGTACCGCTCAATCTCTACTTCAAAGACGGGTGGGTGAAGCTCACCTTGGGGCTCGGCCGCGGCAAGAAGGCCCACGACAAGCGCGCCGCGCTCGCGGAGAGGACCGAGAACCGCGAGGCGTTGGAAGCGGTCCGCAAGTCCTCGGCTCCCCGCGCGCGCGTTACATCGACGTACCGACCTTGA
- a CDS encoding LysR substrate-binding domain-containing protein has translation MISEEQIGLDLLRTYVAVCRQGSLSRVAAQTGRTQSALSMQMRRLESLLERQLFQRTGRGVVPTAEGELFLGYATRILALSDEAMARLRQTEIRGGVRIGLSQEVAASTLPAALGRLHRAYPDIHMEVLVEHSLALGRLWQEDEMDILIGPTSAVVADALIAWNVELQWACALDHVCDPERPLDLVAFSAPCLWRRRMIDALVAAGREHRVTFTSQSVTALQVAIENGLGIGLLPPESIRAGITRPLKVTEGIPAPLTVQYGLYARDRRTPVVDAALEVLQQAIRTRAE, from the coding sequence ATGATATCCGAGGAACAAATCGGGCTCGACCTTCTCCGCACCTATGTCGCGGTATGCCGGCAGGGCAGCTTGAGCCGGGTGGCCGCGCAGACCGGCCGAACCCAATCGGCGTTGAGCATGCAAATGCGCCGGCTGGAGAGCCTGCTCGAACGGCAATTGTTTCAGCGCACCGGTCGCGGCGTGGTGCCCACGGCGGAGGGCGAGCTCTTTCTCGGGTACGCGACCCGCATCCTGGCCTTGAGCGACGAGGCGATGGCGCGCCTGCGTCAGACCGAGATCCGCGGCGGTGTGCGTATCGGCCTCTCCCAGGAGGTCGCCGCCTCCACCTTACCCGCCGCCCTCGGCCGACTTCACCGCGCCTACCCCGACATTCACATGGAGGTGCTGGTCGAGCACAGCCTCGCGCTGGGACGGCTTTGGCAGGAGGACGAAATGGACATCCTGATCGGTCCGACCTCCGCCGTGGTCGCCGACGCCTTGATCGCATGGAACGTCGAGCTGCAATGGGCCTGCGCCCTGGACCACGTTTGCGATCCCGAGCGCCCCCTCGATCTCGTCGCCTTCTCCGCGCCTTGCCTTTGGCGCCGGCGCATGATCGATGCGCTGGTCGCTGCCGGTCGCGAGCACCGGGTGACCTTCACGAGCCAGAGCGTGACCGCCTTGCAGGTCGCCATCGAGAACGGGTTGGGCATCGGGCTCCTCCCGCCCGAGTCCATTCGCGCAGGGATTACACGGCCGCTGAAGGTGACCGAGGGCATCCCCGCGCCGCTGACCGTTCAATACGGCCTGTACGCCCGCGATCGACGAACACCGGTCGTCGATGCCGCGCTCGAGGTGCTGCAGCAAGCCATTCGAACCCGCGCAGAATAA
- a CDS encoding iron-containing redox enzyme family protein, which yields MSSIWDAWLDPKMVNKLERHPLLTDLSSGRIGLSGVRTLLIQHRHYSRRFTQYLCALMSNLSNIEDLHAIMSNLLEEMGVDGNEAVTHAEIFQRTLDALNADPRSEPPLPATRAFSNTVMAYCRAKNPLEGLAALCLGAEAVVPWIYRPILDALVGHGVGDRATEFFRIHIEEDQDHALTMLSILERLTERDPMARERARAIGADVIIKRCEMFDAVLNVIRSRVSDDVIAPHQHQPAPETPRRFSSIDFARVSATTAVHVPDRLHHPAVTANRDTESNKFTSERNHAVNIVDLPTNTLSVTIGGLEPGQSTRLHRHNYETVIYVLTGSGHSRIEDRLVHWTAGDAFYVPVWAAHQHTNDGADPCTYVACENAPLLQNLGNIALREEL from the coding sequence GTGAGCTCGATCTGGGATGCGTGGCTCGATCCCAAAATGGTGAACAAGCTCGAGCGGCACCCGCTCCTCACGGATCTCTCGAGCGGTCGCATCGGCCTGAGCGGTGTTCGAACGTTGCTCATTCAGCACCGACATTATTCGCGGCGCTTTACGCAGTATCTGTGCGCGCTGATGAGCAATCTCTCCAATATCGAAGACCTCCACGCCATCATGAGCAACCTCTTGGAGGAGATGGGCGTCGATGGAAACGAGGCGGTGACGCACGCCGAGATCTTTCAACGAACCCTGGACGCGCTGAACGCCGATCCCCGCAGCGAGCCACCCTTGCCGGCGACGCGCGCGTTCTCGAACACCGTGATGGCCTACTGCCGCGCGAAGAACCCGCTGGAAGGTCTCGCCGCGCTCTGCCTGGGCGCCGAGGCGGTGGTCCCGTGGATCTATCGTCCCATCTTGGATGCGCTCGTCGGGCACGGCGTGGGCGATCGCGCCACCGAGTTCTTTCGCATCCACATCGAAGAGGACCAAGACCACGCGCTGACGATGCTGAGCATCCTCGAGCGCCTCACCGAGCGCGATCCGATGGCCCGCGAACGCGCACGCGCGATTGGCGCCGACGTCATCATCAAACGATGCGAGATGTTCGACGCCGTCCTGAACGTCATTCGCAGCCGCGTCTCGGACGACGTGATCGCTCCTCATCAGCATCAGCCGGCGCCCGAGACCCCGCGGCGCTTCTCGTCCATCGACTTCGCGCGCGTGAGCGCCACCACCGCGGTGCACGTGCCCGATCGGTTGCACCATCCGGCCGTCACGGCGAACCGCGACACGGAGTCGAACAAGTTCACGAGCGAACGCAACCACGCCGTGAACATCGTGGACCTTCCGACGAACACCCTCAGCGTCACCATTGGCGGGCTGGAGCCCGGGCAGTCGACCCGCCTGCACCGCCACAACTACGAGACGGTCATTTACGTGCTCACGGGATCGGGCCACTCACGCATCGAGGATCGGCTCGTTCATTGGACGGCGGGCGACGCCTTCTACGTTCCGGTCTGGGCGGCGCACCAGCACACGAACGATGGCGCCGATCCATGCACCTACGTTGCGTGCGAAAATGCGCCGCTATTGCAAAATCTCGGCAACATCGCGCTGCGCGAAGAATTGTAA
- a CDS encoding Hsp20/alpha crystallin family protein, with protein sequence MSHRFVNFYGPFSMFDDLRRRMDRLWEDFDQTWSEPGWPTTSLAASTWPAVNLFDAGTQLVVHADVPGIREQDLQLHLGGGNNTLSIAGERKAEVPEGYTVHRQERGAFQFARSFTLPCKIDPERITAKVKDGVLLVTLPKAPEAQPRQITVQSQ encoded by the coding sequence ATGTCCCATCGTTTCGTGAATTTCTATGGCCCGTTCTCGATGTTCGACGACTTGAGGCGCCGCATGGACCGCCTCTGGGAGGATTTCGATCAAACGTGGAGCGAGCCGGGTTGGCCCACCACGTCGCTGGCCGCCTCGACGTGGCCCGCGGTGAATCTATTCGACGCCGGCACCCAGCTCGTCGTACATGCCGACGTACCCGGCATCCGCGAGCAAGATCTGCAGCTTCACCTCGGCGGCGGCAACAACACGCTATCCATCGCCGGCGAACGCAAAGCCGAGGTCCCCGAGGGCTACACGGTACACCGTCAGGAACGGGGCGCGTTCCAATTTGCGCGCAGCTTCACGCTGCCGTGCAAGATCGATCCGGAACGCATCACCGCCAAGGTGAAGGACGGCGTGCTGCTCGTCACCCTGCCCAAGGCGCCCGAGGCGCAACCACGCCAAATCACCGTTCAGTCCCAATGA
- a CDS encoding SulP family inorganic anion transporter, which produces MKRTDKAGLSAYSNDLLASVVVFLVALPLCMGVAIASGAPPAVGLITGIVGGLIVGILQGAPLQVSGPAAGLTVIVYELIQRHGLPALAITVLAAGMIQAVAAMLRGGRWFRAVPPTVIHGMLAGIGLLIFASQMHVMVDDKPKGSGLQNLMTVPLAIWKGIIPNEDTPHQEAAAIGLITIITVLLWTKFAGRLRIVPGPLVGVLVATVVSNLFHFPIAYVSVPSNLVASMTFPTMSTLHLLAEPATWGAAFGLAVVASAETLLCAGAVDRMHTGPRTNYNRELFAQGVGNMICGVLGGLPMTGVIVRSSANVQAGARTRVSAFFHGAWILLVVVALPQVLRLVPVSSLAGILVYTGLKLVNVKMFKELYQYGKSEAAIYAVTLVAIVTTDLLKGVLIGFTLAIAKLLYRMSRLEIRIEDHALERRTVVHLRGAATFFRLADIAESLDTIPTDRELHIQFNELAHLDHATLEFLATWEKQHSSKGGSVVIDWDALERHYHAQRVPSKSPIVSLGGLGATSTRSG; this is translated from the coding sequence ATGAAACGAACAGACAAAGCCGGGCTTTCTGCGTACTCGAACGACCTACTCGCGTCGGTGGTCGTCTTTTTGGTCGCTCTCCCCTTGTGCATGGGGGTTGCGATTGCGTCCGGCGCCCCGCCGGCGGTCGGGTTGATCACGGGGATCGTCGGCGGTCTGATCGTGGGCATCCTGCAGGGCGCACCGCTGCAGGTCAGCGGCCCCGCCGCGGGCCTCACCGTGATCGTCTACGAGTTGATCCAACGCCACGGTCTCCCGGCGCTCGCGATCACGGTGCTCGCGGCGGGGATGATTCAAGCCGTGGCCGCCATGTTGCGCGGCGGTCGCTGGTTTCGCGCGGTCCCTCCCACCGTCATTCACGGCATGCTCGCCGGCATCGGGCTCCTCATCTTCGCGAGCCAGATGCACGTGATGGTGGACGACAAGCCGAAGGGCAGCGGCCTCCAGAACCTCATGACCGTGCCGCTCGCCATTTGGAAGGGGATCATCCCCAACGAAGACACGCCGCACCAAGAAGCGGCCGCGATCGGTCTGATCACCATCATCACGGTGCTGCTCTGGACCAAATTCGCAGGGCGCTTGCGCATCGTGCCCGGTCCCCTCGTGGGCGTGCTCGTGGCCACGGTGGTGTCCAACTTGTTCCACTTTCCGATCGCCTACGTGTCCGTGCCGAGCAACCTCGTTGCCTCGATGACGTTCCCCACCATGAGCACGTTGCACCTGCTCGCCGAGCCCGCGACCTGGGGCGCAGCGTTCGGGTTGGCCGTGGTGGCCAGCGCGGAGACGTTGCTCTGCGCGGGGGCCGTCGACCGCATGCACACCGGACCGCGAACCAACTACAACCGCGAGCTCTTCGCGCAAGGGGTCGGGAACATGATCTGCGGCGTCTTGGGCGGGCTGCCCATGACGGGCGTGATTGTTCGCTCGTCGGCCAACGTTCAGGCTGGAGCGCGCACGCGGGTCTCGGCCTTCTTCCATGGCGCCTGGATCCTTTTGGTCGTCGTCGCCTTGCCGCAGGTGCTGCGCCTCGTTCCGGTCTCGAGCCTCGCCGGTATTTTGGTTTACACCGGCCTCAAGCTGGTCAATGTCAAGATGTTCAAGGAGCTCTACCAATACGGGAAGAGTGAAGCCGCCATCTACGCGGTGACCCTCGTCGCCATCGTGACGACGGACTTGCTCAAGGGCGTGCTCATTGGGTTCACCTTGGCGATCGCCAAGCTCCTCTATCGGATGTCCCGCCTCGAAATCCGCATCGAGGATCACGCGCTCGAGCGCCGAACGGTCGTGCACCTGCGCGGCGCCGCCACGTTCTTCCGGCTCGCCGACATCGCCGAGTCGCTCGACACCATCCCGACGGACCGCGAGCTGCACATCCAGTTCAACGAGCTCGCCCACCTCGATCACGCGACCCTGGAGTTTTTGGCCACGTGGGAGAAGCAGCATTCGAGCAAGGGCGGCTCCGTCGTGATCGACTGGGACGCGCTCGAGCGGCACTATCATGCGCAGCGCGTACCCTCGAAGAGCCCCATCGTCTCCCTCGGCGGGCTCGGAGCTACCAGCACGCGATCGGGGTAG
- a CDS encoding Hsp20/alpha crystallin family protein: MSTNQGLTRQGTHAPERVQQRATVAPLVDVYENRDEVLLVADLPGAAKDSIHVHLDKGQLTIEATRAETQPPGTPVASEYQARDYHRIFAIPQGIDGAKIAAQFADGVLCVRLPKSESLKPRRIEVRAG; this comes from the coding sequence ATGAGCACGAATCAAGGCCTGACCCGACAAGGCACCCACGCACCGGAGCGTGTGCAGCAGCGCGCGACCGTCGCGCCGCTGGTCGATGTCTACGAGAACCGTGACGAGGTGCTGCTCGTCGCCGATCTCCCCGGCGCAGCAAAGGACAGCATCCATGTGCACCTCGACAAAGGACAGCTCACCATCGAGGCAACGCGCGCGGAGACGCAGCCGCCCGGAACGCCGGTCGCCTCCGAATACCAGGCCCGAGACTACCATCGCATCTTCGCCATCCCTCAAGGCATCGACGGGGCGAAGATCGCGGCGCAGTTCGCAGACGGTGTTCTGTGCGTCCGGCTGCCCAAATCCGAATCGCTCAAGCCGCGCCGCATCGAAGTTCGGGCTGGCTGA
- a CDS encoding carbonic anhydrase: MQKLIQGIHEFQRSIFRPQRELFEKLASGQSPDTLFITCSDSRINPNLITQTAPGELFIIRNAGNIIPPHSPHVGGEAATIEYAVAVLKVKDIIICGHTHCGAMKAVVDPKGLEELPRVAAWLAHTEATRQIIREHYQHLEGHARITATVQENVLVQLEHLRTHPLVASRLAGGTLRLHGWVYKIETGEVFAFDPEQRQFVPVTEARLPAPPTPVSHFQSI; this comes from the coding sequence ATGCAGAAGCTCATTCAGGGAATTCACGAATTTCAACGCAGCATCTTCCGGCCGCAGCGCGAGCTGTTCGAGAAGTTGGCCAGCGGCCAGAGCCCCGACACGCTGTTCATCACCTGCTCGGATTCGCGCATCAATCCAAATCTCATTACGCAGACCGCGCCAGGGGAGCTGTTCATCATCCGAAACGCAGGCAACATCATTCCGCCGCACAGCCCGCACGTGGGCGGCGAAGCGGCCACCATCGAGTACGCCGTCGCGGTGCTCAAGGTGAAGGACATCATCATTTGCGGCCATACCCATTGCGGGGCCATGAAGGCCGTGGTGGACCCGAAGGGCCTCGAGGAGCTCCCCCGGGTCGCGGCATGGCTCGCGCATACGGAGGCCACCCGCCAGATCATACGCGAGCACTATCAGCACCTCGAAGGTCACGCGCGCATCACGGCGACCGTTCAGGAGAACGTCCTCGTGCAGCTCGAACATCTACGGACACATCCCCTCGTCGCTTCGCGGCTCGCGGGAGGAACCCTCCGGTTGCATGGCTGGGTCTACAAGATCGAGACCGGCGAAGTGTTCGCGTTCGATCCGGAGCAACGGCAATTCGTACCCGTGACGGAAGCGCGACTTCCCGCGCCTCCCACACCCGTATCCCATTTCCAATCGATCTGA
- a CDS encoding YciI family protein — translation MRVLVIVKATEKSETGAMPSEELFTAMGKYNEELVKAGIMLAAEGLHPSSKGKRIHFSGSKRKVLDGPFAETKELIAGFWLWQVRSMEEAVEWARRCPNPMPDDEGVLEIRPVFETDDFGAEFTPELRAQEERLRAEVERQQKKA, via the coding sequence ATGCGAGTTTTGGTCATCGTGAAGGCAACGGAGAAGAGCGAAACGGGCGCCATGCCGAGCGAGGAGCTGTTCACCGCCATGGGCAAGTACAACGAGGAGCTCGTCAAAGCGGGCATCATGCTCGCGGCCGAGGGGCTTCACCCGAGCTCGAAGGGAAAGCGTATCCACTTCTCCGGAAGCAAACGCAAGGTCCTCGACGGGCCGTTCGCCGAGACGAAGGAGCTCATCGCTGGCTTCTGGCTCTGGCAGGTTCGCTCGATGGAGGAAGCCGTCGAGTGGGCACGGCGCTGCCCCAATCCCATGCCGGACGACGAAGGCGTGCTCGAGATTCGCCCGGTCTTCGAGACAGACGACTTCGGCGCGGAGTTCACCCCCGAGCTGCGCGCGCAAGAAGAGCGCCTGCGCGCGGAGGTCGAGCGACAACAAAAGAAAGCGTAG